From Enhydrobacter sp., the proteins below share one genomic window:
- a CDS encoding DUF4163 domain-containing protein gives MKIALVAFAMLLSFPAFARQGPSFDCARASTAVERAICEDAALGRADRDLAAAYAALGGRLNGAARDHLRQDQLRWIAARNDACAHDTDGIAVCLKNRYGARIANLRAFAEGGYPFIAELALHEAGRLGQVAWSYDIAYPRFDGASANFAAVNARFADRARKAAAEATPKADAGVDREQQWTYEQSFEVVRPSPHAVTVVTGFYGFSGGAHGYGATDCTLVDLRSGEAVGPDGVMDGAWLDEMIRLAGADLKAQFVDKPGFPEALERDNLAKLLAEPDRYCWRAGRLELIFNQYEVGPYAAGPYSVGIPLSILQPLLRSGGPLSR, from the coding sequence GTGAAGATCGCACTGGTGGCGTTCGCGATGCTGCTGTCCTTCCCGGCATTCGCCCGGCAGGGACCGAGCTTCGACTGCGCCAGGGCATCGACCGCGGTCGAGCGCGCGATCTGCGAGGATGCCGCGCTCGGCCGTGCCGACCGCGACCTTGCCGCCGCCTATGCCGCGCTTGGCGGCAGGTTGAACGGCGCCGCGAGAGATCATCTGCGGCAGGATCAACTGCGCTGGATCGCGGCGCGCAACGACGCCTGTGCGCACGACACCGATGGCATCGCGGTCTGCCTCAAGAATCGCTACGGTGCGCGCATCGCCAACCTGAGAGCGTTCGCCGAGGGCGGTTATCCCTTCATCGCCGAGCTGGCGCTCCACGAGGCGGGCAGGCTGGGCCAGGTGGCCTGGTCCTACGACATCGCCTATCCGCGGTTCGATGGCGCGTCGGCCAATTTTGCCGCGGTCAACGCGCGTTTCGCCGACAGGGCGCGCAAGGCGGCCGCCGAGGCCACGCCGAAGGCCGATGCCGGCGTCGACCGCGAGCAGCAATGGACCTACGAGCAGAGTTTCGAGGTGGTGCGTCCGTCGCCTCATGCCGTCACGGTCGTCACCGGCTTCTATGGCTTCTCCGGCGGAGCGCACGGCTACGGCGCAACCGACTGTACGTTGGTCGACCTGCGCAGCGGCGAGGCCGTCGGACCCGACGGCGTGATGGATGGCGCCTGGCTCGACGAGATGATCCGGCTGGCTGGTGCCGATCTCAAGGCGCAGTTCGTCGACAAGCCCGGTTTTCCCGAGGCCCTCGAGCGAGACAATCTCGCCAAGCTGCTGGCCGAGCCCGACCGCTATTGCTGGCGTGCCGGCCGGCTCGAGCTGATCTTCAACCAGTACGAGGTCGGACCCTACGCGGCGGGCCCCTATTCGGTCGGCATCCCACTCTCGATCCTGCAGCCGCTGCTGCGTTCCGGCGGTCCGCTGTCGCGTTAG
- a CDS encoding pyridoxal phosphate-dependent aminotransferase has protein sequence MDVMAAAAAKEATGDTVIHLEVGQPSTPAPKGALAAAHVALDADRIGYVAALGVPALRERIARHYREAYGTDVSPERVIVTTGSSGGFPLAFLASFDAGDRVALAAPGYPAYRNILAALNLEAVDLPTSAADRFQPTVEALKKAGRLDGLIVASPSNPTGTMVNHAEMKALAAWCDDNGVRLISDEIYHGIVYGGDTVSAAEVSETAIVVNSFSKYFSMTGWRVGWLVVPPDLVRPIERLAQNFFISVPTLSQHAALAAFECRDELDGHVRRYRANRDLLLARLPAAGFPTFAPAEGAFYLYADVAHLTNDSREFCKRMLQEAGVATTPGVDFDRARGAGTLRISFAGSTAEMEEAVRRLKAWRRA, from the coding sequence ATGGACGTGATGGCCGCGGCCGCCGCCAAGGAGGCGACGGGCGACACGGTCATCCATCTCGAGGTCGGCCAGCCGAGCACGCCGGCACCGAAGGGAGCGCTCGCGGCGGCGCATGTGGCGCTCGACGCCGACCGGATCGGCTACGTCGCCGCCCTCGGCGTTCCGGCGCTGCGCGAGCGCATCGCGCGGCACTATCGCGAAGCCTATGGCACCGACGTCTCGCCCGAGCGCGTGATCGTGACGACCGGGTCGTCCGGCGGCTTTCCGCTCGCCTTCCTCGCGAGCTTCGACGCGGGTGATCGTGTCGCCCTGGCGGCGCCCGGCTACCCCGCCTATCGCAACATCCTCGCCGCGCTCAATCTCGAGGCGGTGGACCTGCCGACCTCGGCGGCCGACCGCTTCCAGCCGACGGTCGAGGCCTTGAAGAAGGCCGGCCGCCTCGACGGCCTGATCGTCGCCAGCCCGTCCAACCCGACCGGCACCATGGTGAACCACGCCGAGATGAAGGCGCTGGCGGCGTGGTGCGACGACAACGGCGTGCGGCTGATCTCGGACGAGATCTATCACGGCATCGTCTACGGGGGCGACACGGTGTCGGCAGCGGAAGTCTCCGAGACGGCCATCGTGGTCAACAGCTTCTCCAAGTACTTCTCGATGACCGGTTGGCGAGTCGGCTGGCTGGTCGTGCCGCCGGACCTGGTGCGGCCGATCGAGCGGCTCGCGCAGAACTTCTTCATCTCCGTGCCGACCCTCAGTCAGCACGCGGCACTGGCGGCGTTCGAGTGCCGCGACGAACTCGACGGCCACGTCCGGCGCTATCGTGCCAATCGCGACCTGCTGCTGGCCAGGCTGCCGGCCGCCGGATTCCCGACCTTCGCGCCGGCCGAGGGCGCCTTCTATCTCTATGCCGACGTCGCGCATCTGACCAACGACAGTCGGGAGTTCTGCAAGCGCATGCTGCAGGAGGCGGGCGTGGCGACGACGCCCGGCGTCGATTTCGATCGCGCCCGTGGAGCCGGCACCTTGCGCATCTCCTTCGCCGGCTCGACGGCGGAGATGGAGGAGGCGGTGCGCCGCCTCAAGGCGTGGAGGCGCGCGTGA
- a CDS encoding gamma-glutamyltransferase has product MMRRNTGVTGYGQARNARPRRQLHSFALIAAILVSSCSGDGSADREYRTNPAYLAPNQAGLSALLRGGTRFAAVSADESRAAEVGREILLGGGNAVDAAVAMYFAMAVTLPSAASLGASGACIVHNARTRAGEVFAFAPTPAPGPVHGTSFTVPVGVRAVTLMHVRHGQARWEQAVAPAERLARLGVPVSRALARDLQAGGATLAADPEAVRYFSRRSGGLLAEGDNWAPLDLAATLGVIRQRGGADFFSGTFARFLSDQVSRIGGNLPIETLRSSVPISGAPPAQDYRGYKVYVAPAPLAGARALAGWNGEPAPSTAVPTNSGGIAGLAAVDTGGGAAACAFSMGQLFGARIMVPGTGILLGAPTPDAAAVSPVVVGNPQNGEFKFAGAGGGSPAAAYATGAVARLALQNDQPVGAALVSRRGQGGWVNAMACPEGIRSGAVSCNSGIDPAGSGLALIVDSR; this is encoded by the coding sequence ATGATGCGTCGGAACACGGGCGTCACGGGTTACGGCCAAGCTAGAAACGCGCGGCCGCGGCGTCAATTGCACAGCTTTGCCCTGATTGCGGCGATTTTGGTGTCGTCGTGCTCGGGTGACGGCAGCGCCGACCGCGAGTATCGTACCAATCCGGCCTACCTGGCACCCAATCAGGCCGGCTTGAGCGCGCTGCTCCGCGGAGGGACGCGGTTCGCCGCCGTGTCGGCCGACGAGAGTCGCGCCGCCGAGGTCGGGCGGGAGATCCTGCTGGGCGGTGGCAATGCCGTCGATGCAGCGGTGGCCATGTATTTCGCCATGGCCGTCACGCTGCCTTCGGCCGCGAGTCTCGGCGCGTCGGGTGCGTGCATCGTCCACAATGCGAGGACGCGCGCGGGCGAGGTTTTCGCGTTCGCGCCGACGCCGGCTCCGGGTCCGGTGCATGGCACCTCGTTCACGGTGCCGGTCGGCGTTCGTGCCGTCACGCTCATGCACGTCAGACACGGTCAGGCGCGCTGGGAACAGGCGGTCGCGCCGGCCGAACGGCTGGCGCGCCTCGGTGTGCCGGTGTCGCGGGCGCTCGCGCGCGATCTGCAGGCCGGCGGCGCGACGCTCGCGGCCGATCCCGAGGCGGTCCGCTACTTCAGCCGCCGTTCGGGCGGCTTGCTCGCCGAAGGCGACAACTGGGCGCCGCTCGATCTGGCGGCGACGCTCGGTGTCATCCGCCAGCGTGGCGGCGCCGATTTCTTCAGCGGTACCTTTGCCAGGTTCCTGTCGGATCAGGTCTCGCGGATCGGTGGCAACCTGCCCATCGAGACCCTGCGCAGCAGCGTGCCGATTTCCGGTGCCCCGCCGGCGCAGGACTACCGCGGCTACAAGGTGTATGTCGCACCGGCACCGTTGGCGGGTGCCAGAGCGCTCGCCGGTTGGAATGGAGAGCCCGCGCCTTCGACGGCCGTTCCGACGAACTCCGGCGGCATCGCCGGCCTGGCGGCGGTCGATACCGGGGGCGGCGCCGCGGCTTGCGCCTTCTCCATGGGGCAGCTCTTCGGTGCGCGCATCATGGTGCCGGGCACGGGCATTCTGCTCGGTGCACCGACGCCGGATGCGGCCGCCGTGAGCCCGGTCGTCGTCGGCAATCCGCAGAACGGCGAGTTCAAGTTCGCCGGTGCCGGCGGCGGCTCGCCGGCCGCCGCCTATGCGACCGGTGCCGTCGCGCGGCTGGCCCTGCAGAACGACCAACCGGTGGGGGCGGCCCTCGTGTCGCGCCGCGGGCAGGGCGGCTGGGTCAATGCGATGGCTTGTCCCGAAGGCATTCGCTCGGGCGCCGTGTCGTGCAACAGCGGCATCGATCCCGCCGGGTCGGGCCTGGCGTTGATCGTCGATTCGCGCTGA
- a CDS encoding M48 family metallopeptidase, giving the protein MTPVFRRIIILTCLVLAALTPLRAATAQQGQRLSLIRDAEIESTLRIFVTPIWRAAGLDPAALEIMIVQDGALNAFVAAGQRIFLNTGLLMRTERPNQLIGVLAHETGHVAGGHLARLQEELRDLSTLQIIEAILSAGAMAGSAVSGGSGTSRPGPTGPGSAQAPGSLLSFLKYTQTQENAADQAAITYLERTQQSPKGTVEFLRVLLQQERMMIGRRNPYLSTHPLTPERIDAFEAAAARSPYANTPDSPRFLELHQRMIAKLWGFISPGAALQRYSEGDRSVPARYARAIALYRQGALGSALLTIDGLLKEHPNDPYFHELRGQMLFENGRAAEAIPSYRRAVQLLPQIGIVKIDLARALLETNRPENDREAVRNLELAATQSESNSFELWRLMASGYSRLNNPGMTSLARAEMAVIRGQRSEAQVHAAAAERQLQPGTPAWHRAQDLKAYINSRPRKN; this is encoded by the coding sequence GTGACGCCCGTGTTCCGACGCATCATCATCCTCACCTGTCTCGTGCTCGCGGCGCTGACTCCGCTTCGTGCCGCGACGGCGCAACAAGGTCAACGCCTCAGCCTGATCCGCGACGCCGAGATCGAGAGCACGCTCCGCATCTTCGTGACGCCGATCTGGCGCGCCGCCGGTCTCGATCCCGCGGCACTCGAGATCATGATCGTCCAGGACGGTGCACTCAACGCCTTCGTCGCTGCCGGTCAAAGGATCTTTCTCAACACCGGATTGCTGATGCGCACCGAGCGCCCCAACCAGCTGATCGGCGTGCTGGCTCACGAGACCGGCCACGTCGCCGGCGGCCACCTCGCACGCCTGCAGGAGGAACTGCGCGACCTCAGCACGCTGCAAATCATCGAAGCGATCCTCAGCGCCGGCGCAATGGCGGGCAGTGCCGTTTCCGGCGGCAGCGGCACCTCGCGGCCCGGGCCGACGGGACCCGGCAGCGCGCAGGCGCCGGGCTCGCTGCTCTCCTTCCTCAAATACACGCAAACCCAGGAAAACGCCGCGGACCAGGCCGCCATCACCTATCTCGAGCGCACGCAGCAGTCGCCCAAGGGGACGGTCGAGTTCCTGCGCGTCCTGCTGCAGCAGGAGCGCATGATGATCGGCCGCCGCAATCCCTATCTCAGCACCCACCCGCTCACCCCCGAACGCATCGATGCGTTCGAGGCGGCGGCGGCACGTTCGCCCTACGCCAACACCCCCGACAGCCCGCGATTTCTCGAGCTGCACCAGCGCATGATCGCAAAGCTGTGGGGCTTCATCTCGCCCGGCGCCGCATTGCAGCGGTACAGCGAGGGCGATCGCTCGGTGCCAGCCCGATATGCGCGCGCCATCGCCCTCTACCGCCAGGGCGCCCTCGGCTCGGCGCTGCTGACCATCGACGGCCTGCTCAAGGAGCACCCCAACGATCCCTATTTCCACGAGCTGCGCGGCCAGATGCTGTTCGAGAACGGCCGTGCCGCCGAGGCTATCCCCTCCTATCGCCGGGCCGTCCAACTTCTGCCACAGATCGGCATCGTCAAGATCGATCTGGCGCGCGCTCTGCTCGAAACGAATCGCCCCGAGAACGACCGGGAAGCGGTGCGCAACCTGGAGCTGGCCGCCACGCAGTCGGAATCCAACAGCTTCGAGCTGTGGCGCCTCATGGCATCCGGGTACTCCCGGCTCAACAACCCGGGCATGACGTCGTTGGCCCGCGCGGAAATGGCCGTCATCCGTGGTCAGCGCAGCGAGGCGCAGGTTCACGCCGCCGCCGCCGAGCGCCAGCTGCAACCCGGCACTCCCGCCTGGCATCGTGCCCAGGATCTCAAGGCATACATCAACTCGAGGCCACGCAAGAACTGA
- a CDS encoding DsbA family protein, giving the protein MRFPLLILCAVLIVAGAFVAFRTGVPPTAAASLSPSDKTTFGKSVRDYLLANPEVLVEAMQELERKQDSQRDAVAQRAIRTHQEALLRDPDSPVAGNPDGDVTVVEFNDYQCPYCKRAHTAVKAVLATDPKVRLVLKDLPILGEPSRIAALAALAARKQGKHGEMHDALLGFNGKLDRERIFEIAGSVGLDVPKLQEDMEDPKLREIIERNAALASELGVRGTPAFVVGGHFVPGAVDADTLRQLIAEARRKG; this is encoded by the coding sequence ATGCGATTTCCCCTTCTGATTCTCTGCGCGGTCCTGATCGTCGCCGGCGCCTTCGTCGCATTTCGAACCGGCGTGCCGCCCACGGCCGCGGCATCTCTATCGCCTTCGGACAAGACGACATTCGGCAAGAGCGTGCGCGACTACCTGCTCGCCAATCCGGAAGTGCTGGTCGAAGCGATGCAGGAACTCGAGCGCAAGCAGGACAGCCAGCGCGACGCGGTCGCCCAGAGGGCGATCCGGACCCATCAGGAGGCGCTGTTGCGGGACCCGGACAGTCCCGTGGCCGGCAATCCCGACGGCGACGTCACCGTGGTCGAGTTCAACGACTATCAGTGCCCCTATTGCAAACGCGCCCATACCGCGGTGAAAGCGGTGCTCGCGACCGATCCGAAGGTAAGGCTGGTCCTCAAGGACCTGCCCATCCTGGGCGAGCCGTCGCGCATCGCCGCCCTGGCGGCCCTTGCCGCGCGCAAGCAGGGCAAGCACGGCGAGATGCACGACGCCCTGCTCGGGTTCAACGGCAAACTCGACCGCGAACGCATATTCGAGATCGCCGGATCGGTCGGGCTCGACGTGCCCAAGCTTCAGGAGGACATGGAGGATCCGAAACTCCGCGAGATCATCGAGCGCAACGCCGCTCTAGCCTCCGAACTCGGCGTTCGCGGTACACCTGCCTTCGTCGTCGGCGGTCACTTCGTTCCCGGCGCCGTCGACGCCGATACGCTGCGTCAACTGATCGCGGAAGCGCGTCGCAAGGGGTAG
- the maiA gene encoding maleylacetoacetate isomerase codes for MKLIGYFRSSAAYRVRIALNFKGIAVEHEFRHLRKAEHLSPDFAAINPQKLLPALILDNGQALGQSLAIIEYLEEICPQPPLLPFNPVDRARVRSLSMIVAAEIHPVQNLRVLGYLRRHFGQTDDGVFAWARHWIETGFEAYEASIAEDPKTGIFSHGDQPTMADLCLVPQVFNAGRYKVDMTRFPTIQRIYDACVKLPAFDAAQPSRQPDAES; via the coding sequence ATGAAGCTAATCGGTTACTTCAGGTCGTCCGCCGCGTACCGAGTGCGCATCGCACTCAACTTTAAGGGGATCGCGGTCGAGCACGAGTTTCGGCACTTGCGCAAGGCCGAGCACCTGTCACCCGACTTCGCTGCGATCAATCCGCAGAAATTATTGCCGGCGCTGATCCTCGACAACGGGCAGGCGCTTGGTCAGTCGCTCGCCATCATCGAGTATCTTGAGGAGATCTGCCCGCAGCCGCCCCTTCTGCCGTTCAACCCCGTTGACCGTGCCCGGGTACGGTCGTTGTCGATGATCGTGGCGGCGGAAATCCATCCGGTGCAGAATCTCAGGGTACTGGGCTATCTGCGCCGGCATTTCGGTCAGACCGACGACGGTGTCTTCGCCTGGGCGAGGCACTGGATCGAGACCGGCTTCGAGGCCTACGAAGCCTCGATCGCCGAGGATCCCAAAACCGGCATCTTCAGCCATGGCGATCAGCCGACCATGGCGGATCTCTGTCTCGTTCCCCAGGTCTTCAATGCCGGGCGCTACAAGGTCGACATGACGCGATTTCCCACCATTCAGCGCATCTACGACGCCTGCGTGAAATTGCCCGCCTTCGATGCGGCGCAGCCGTCGCGGCAACCCGACGCGGAGTCATGA
- a CDS encoding sulfurtransferase encodes MRIAHAFGAIVAAAAGLLLSSGTQASDALVSTDWLEKNLNNPQVRVIEVSVNPGVYERGHIPGASNLVWHTDLADRVRRDIVSRDDLQKRLRQAGVSTGNTIVLYGDTNNWFAAWGAWVFDIYGIPNVKLLDGGRRKWEAEKRPLSSQVAQKPAGSIALADASPALRARLTDVLAAAEKKSNARLIDIRSPDEFNGKVIAPAGIQELAIRAGHVPGAVNVPWGEAVAADGTFKSAHELKALYAGKGIDGTAPIITYCRIGERSSHTWFALTKILGYQVKNYDGSWTEYGNAVGVPIVNVAGTVWTGK; translated from the coding sequence ATGAGAATCGCGCACGCCTTTGGCGCCATCGTGGCCGCCGCCGCCGGCCTGCTGCTGTCGTCCGGCACACAGGCGTCCGACGCCCTCGTCAGTACGGACTGGCTCGAGAAGAACCTCAACAACCCACAAGTGCGGGTGATCGAGGTCAGCGTCAACCCCGGCGTCTACGAGCGCGGCCATATCCCCGGCGCAAGCAACCTCGTGTGGCATACAGATCTCGCCGATCGTGTACGCCGCGACATCGTCTCCAGGGACGACCTGCAGAAGCGGCTGCGCCAGGCGGGCGTCAGCACCGGCAATACCATCGTGCTCTATGGCGACACCAACAACTGGTTTGCTGCGTGGGGGGCCTGGGTATTCGACATCTATGGCATTCCCAACGTGAAGCTGCTCGACGGCGGCCGGCGGAAGTGGGAAGCCGAGAAGCGGCCTCTGTCCTCGCAGGTCGCGCAGAAGCCGGCCGGCAGCATCGCACTGGCCGACGCCAGCCCGGCGCTGCGCGCCCGCCTTACCGACGTTCTCGCCGCGGCGGAGAAGAAGTCGAATGCCAGGCTGATCGATATCCGATCGCCGGACGAGTTCAACGGCAAGGTGATCGCGCCGGCCGGCATCCAGGAACTGGCGATCCGAGCTGGCCACGTACCGGGCGCCGTCAACGTGCCGTGGGGCGAGGCGGTCGCTGCGGACGGTACCTTCAAGTCGGCCCACGAACTCAAGGCGCTTTACGCCGGCAAGGGCATCGACGGGACCGCGCCGATCATCACCTACTGCCGCATCGGCGAGCGATCGAGCCATACCTGGTTCGCGCTGACCAAGATCCTCGGCTACCAGGTGAAGAACTACGACGGCTCGTGGACCGAGTACGGCAACGCCGTCGGCGTGCCGATCGTCAACGTCGCCGGCACCGTCTGGACCGGCAAGTAG
- a CDS encoding YeeE/YedE family protein, translating into MGALVAAFFFACVLALPPSDPLGRSLPLSMLLGGAFGVVLQRSRFCFFCNARDFLERRDPRGLLGIVAALAVGLLGTYAVIGGWLPQPAPGRLPPDAHIGPVSWVLATGAFVFGIGMTVSGSCISAHLYRLGEGSPTAPFALLGAALGFVLGFLSWNWLYLGTIQESPVPWLPHWLGYGGSLALQLAALGVLALLLMRHRPPSDVPPASSIEAVLHRRWPAVLGGVLVGTLATVAYLRVGPLGVTAELGSWSRTTANTAGLLPARLEGLDTFAGCATALKETLLSRNGVFVAGLVLAAFASALVAGDFKPRLPTAREVTRAIAGGILLGWGAMVSLGCTVGVLLSGVMAGAVSGWVFALFCFAGVWLSLKACGWNPQVGSA; encoded by the coding sequence GTGGGCGCTCTCGTCGCGGCGTTCTTCTTCGCTTGCGTCCTGGCGCTGCCGCCAAGCGACCCACTCGGCCGCTCACTGCCGCTCTCGATGCTGCTCGGCGGCGCCTTCGGCGTGGTCCTCCAGCGTTCCCGCTTCTGCTTCTTCTGCAATGCGCGAGACTTCCTCGAGCGACGCGATCCGCGCGGCCTGCTCGGCATCGTCGCCGCACTCGCCGTCGGCCTGCTCGGCACCTACGCGGTGATCGGAGGCTGGCTGCCGCAACCCGCCCCGGGCCGCCTGCCACCCGACGCGCATATCGGCCCAGTGTCATGGGTTCTGGCGACGGGCGCCTTCGTCTTCGGTATTGGCATGACGGTGTCGGGCTCCTGCATCAGCGCACATCTCTATCGGCTGGGTGAAGGCTCGCCGACGGCGCCGTTCGCCCTGCTCGGCGCCGCGCTCGGCTTCGTCCTGGGCTTTCTTTCCTGGAACTGGCTCTATCTCGGGACGATCCAGGAATCGCCGGTGCCGTGGCTGCCGCACTGGCTGGGCTATGGCGGTTCGCTGGCACTGCAGCTTGCGGCGCTGGGCGTGCTTGCGCTCCTGCTGATGCGCCACCGGCCGCCGTCCGACGTACCGCCGGCGTCGTCCATCGAGGCCGTGCTGCACCGCCGCTGGCCGGCGGTCCTCGGCGGCGTCCTGGTCGGTACGCTCGCCACCGTCGCCTACTTGCGGGTGGGGCCACTCGGCGTGACGGCAGAGTTGGGCTCGTGGTCGCGCACGACCGCCAACACCGCAGGCCTGTTGCCGGCTCGACTGGAGGGGCTCGACACATTCGCCGGCTGCGCCACGGCACTCAAGGAGACGCTGCTGTCGCGCAACGGCGTGTTCGTCGCAGGGCTCGTGCTGGCGGCCTTCGCGTCGGCCCTCGTCGCCGGCGACTTCAAGCCGCGCCTGCCGACGGCGCGGGAGGTCACGCGCGCCATCGCTGGCGGCATCCTGCTCGGCTGGGGGGCCATGGTGTCGCTTGGCTGCACGGTCGGCGTGCTGCTGTCGGGCGTCATGGCCGGCGCAGTCTCGGGCTGGGTTTTCGCGCTGTTCTGTTTCGCCGGTGTCTGGCTGTCTTTGAAGGCGTGCGGGTGGAATCCTCAAGTCGGCAGCGCGTAG
- a CDS encoding fumarylacetoacetate hydrolase family protein produces MKLGSLKEGGRDGTLIVVDRDLKRAVRATSVAATLQKALDDWVNIAPRLSELADRLRDDGAPGSFDLDTTALAAPLPRAYQWADGSAYVVHVELVRKARGVEMPPSFWTDPLMYQGGSDSFIGPNDEIEAVDEAHGIDFEGEIGVVVDDVPMGITPEAARRHIKLVTILNDVSLRNVIVAELAKGFGFFHGKPATAFAPVAVTPDELGDAWDGARLDLPLISTLNGKEFGHPSAATDLTFDFGQLIAHAARTRHLEAGTIVGSGTVANREAGVGCSCIAERRVRETIETGKPVTPFMKFGDRVRIEMLDRQNRSIFGAIDQKVVRYALPT; encoded by the coding sequence ATGAAGCTCGGATCACTCAAGGAAGGCGGTCGCGACGGCACACTGATTGTCGTCGACCGCGATCTCAAGCGCGCGGTCCGGGCGACCAGCGTCGCGGCCACGCTGCAGAAGGCGTTGGACGATTGGGTGAACATTGCACCCAGGCTCTCCGAATTGGCGGACCGGCTACGTGACGACGGGGCGCCGGGCTCTTTCGATCTCGATACCACGGCTCTGGCCGCGCCGTTGCCGCGGGCCTATCAGTGGGCGGACGGTTCGGCTTACGTTGTTCATGTCGAGCTAGTCCGCAAGGCGCGTGGCGTGGAGATGCCGCCGAGTTTCTGGACCGACCCCCTTATGTACCAGGGCGGATCGGACTCCTTCATCGGCCCCAACGACGAGATCGAGGCGGTCGACGAGGCACACGGCATCGACTTCGAGGGCGAGATCGGCGTCGTCGTCGACGACGTGCCGATGGGCATCACGCCGGAGGCAGCGCGTCGCCACATCAAGCTGGTGACGATCTTGAACGACGTGTCGCTGCGCAACGTCATCGTCGCCGAGCTCGCCAAGGGCTTCGGCTTCTTCCATGGCAAGCCGGCGACGGCCTTCGCGCCCGTCGCGGTCACGCCCGACGAACTGGGCGACGCCTGGGACGGCGCCAGACTCGACCTGCCGCTGATCTCGACCTTGAACGGCAAGGAGTTCGGCCACCCGAGCGCCGCAACCGACCTCACGTTCGACTTCGGCCAGCTGATCGCCCATGCGGCGAGGACGCGACATCTCGAGGCAGGCACCATTGTCGGCTCGGGCACCGTTGCCAATCGGGAAGCGGGAGTAGGTTGTTCATGCATAGCCGAGCGGCGTGTGCGCGAGACGATCGAAACGGGCAAGCCTGTCACGCCATTCATGAAATTCGGTGACCGTGTCCGCATAGAGATGCTGGATCGCCAGAACCGTTCGATCTTCGGGGCGATCGACCAGAAGGTGGTGCGCTACGCGCTGCCGACTTGA